From a region of the Nostoc sp. UHCC 0870 genome:
- a CDS encoding ABC transporter ATP-binding protein produces MATMISMEGITKTYHLGELDVPVLKEINLSIEDGEYVAIMGASGSGKSTLMNIIGCLDRPTSGQYILDGRELTTLDDDELADIRNQYIGFVFQQFNLLPRLTALENVMLPMIYADVPRSQRLKSAIAALENIGLGDRLTNRPSQLSGGQQQRVAIARALVNHPALVLADEPTGALDSKTSHEIMNLLTELNQQGTTIAIVTHDATVADQTKRVIQMQDGVIVERAIAQHF; encoded by the coding sequence ATGGCAACTATGATCTCGATGGAAGGCATTACCAAAACCTATCACTTAGGAGAATTGGATGTACCCGTTCTCAAGGAAATTAATTTATCAATTGAAGATGGGGAATATGTGGCGATTATGGGGGCTTCAGGTTCAGGGAAATCAACACTGATGAACATTATTGGTTGTCTGGATCGTCCTACGAGTGGACAGTATATCTTGGACGGTAGAGAGTTGACGACGCTAGATGATGATGAACTTGCAGATATCCGCAATCAGTATATTGGCTTTGTGTTTCAACAATTCAATTTGTTGCCCCGATTAACAGCACTAGAAAATGTTATGCTGCCGATGATTTATGCAGATGTCCCTCGTTCGCAACGCCTGAAATCTGCGATCGCCGCCCTCGAAAATATCGGATTAGGCGATCGCTTAACAAATCGCCCTAGCCAACTTTCAGGAGGACAGCAACAGCGAGTAGCGATCGCACGGGCATTGGTGAATCATCCGGCTTTAGTGTTAGCAGATGAACCAACGGGGGCTTTAGATTCCAAAACTTCTCACGAGATTATGAATCTGCTGACGGAATTAAATCAACAGGGAACTACGATCGCAATTGTCACCCATGATGCAACCGTAGCAGATCAGACAAAGCGGGTGATTCAAATGCAAGATGGCGTGATTGTTGAAAGAGCGATCGCCCAACATTTCTAA
- a CDS encoding DEAD/DEAH box helicase — translation MTVFGDVYFNTIGGLFFILALLKDGSAQRLREAEDYANLISRQSDHWLRFIYARLEMVLQVQQGDITKKQFVVSSHISSVEEENSLQTLFCSLCLYWMDADSAKKRLPNLLEPLYRRSLASGHHWLAMETAELLSRLKPSSNYHQQAATLREDSSFHSIVDLIQPQEAWEMCLNALANLQKESQTHPKAESELRLAWFITFYPSRCVLQPKEQKVNAKGEWSKGRPIALKRLNSGLSEFDYITSQDMRVCSCIEVYSEGYYGKVEYMFNEKAISALIGHPLVFWEDTPNIRVEIVKGEPELLVKKEKLGRIALEFSPKLPESQNILNIKETPTRIKVIEITAEHRRITEILGKDNKLNVPAIAEKQVLAAINAVSGIVTVHSDIGGGSEGAEEVPAQTLPHIHLLPANTGLKVTILSRPFAQGGPYYRPGAGGETVIAEIDGKRLQTRRNLPEEKQLAKNAVAACPTLTRTEEQDGEWIIVDPEECLELLLELQALGNSVVMAWPEGEKLRVSHHADLKDFNLSIQRQQDWFAATGELKLNSDLVLDMQQLLELLEKTPSRFIPLGDGQFLALTQAFRKRLDELRMFSEKHSKGIRFHPLATLGLEDFVDEVGKVKADKHWKTHIQRLQEVKNLQPELPSTFQAELRDYQMDGFCWLARLAHWGVGACLADQMGLGKTVQALAVILRNAHEGPTLIIAPTSVCMNWVSEAQKFAPTLNIIQFSGANRQKLLDGLQPLDMLVCSYGLLQQEEVAQMLSGVQWQTIVLDEAQAIKNMTTKRSQAAMNLKSNFKLLTTGTPIENHLGELWNLFRFINPGLLGSFESFNQRFAIPIEKYQDKLARNKLKKLIQPFLLRRTKNQVLEELPSRTEILLHVELSQEEKAFYEALRRQAISKLSESGAEAGNKHLQVLAEIMKLRRACCNPSLVMPDTELSSSKLQLFGEVLGELLENRHKALVFSQFVDHLHIIRDYLEKQGIHYQYLDGSTSVAERKKRVDAFQAGNGDVFLISLKAGGTGLNLTAADYVIHTDPWWNPAVEDQASDRAHRIGQQRPVTIYRLVAKDTIEEKIVELHHHKRDLADSLLEGADISGKISTEALLQLISEG, via the coding sequence TTGACTGTTTTCGGAGATGTCTATTTCAATACTATAGGCGGCTTATTTTTCATCCTAGCACTTTTAAAAGATGGTTCAGCACAACGCCTGCGAGAAGCAGAAGATTACGCCAATCTGATTTCCCGCCAATCAGATCATTGGCTGAGGTTTATTTATGCCAGACTGGAAATGGTACTGCAAGTCCAGCAAGGTGATATTACCAAAAAACAATTTGTAGTCAGTTCCCATATTTCTTCCGTAGAAGAAGAAAATAGCTTACAAACATTGTTTTGTTCACTATGCCTTTACTGGATGGATGCTGATAGTGCCAAAAAACGCTTACCTAATTTACTAGAGCCATTATATAGGCGATCGCTCGCCTCCGGTCATCACTGGTTGGCAATGGAAACCGCAGAACTCCTATCCCGGCTTAAACCAAGCAGTAACTATCATCAACAAGCAGCAACACTGCGAGAAGATAGCAGTTTCCATTCCATCGTAGACCTAATTCAACCCCAAGAAGCTTGGGAAATGTGCTTAAATGCCCTAGCGAATCTCCAGAAAGAATCACAAACACACCCAAAAGCAGAGTCAGAACTGCGTTTAGCATGGTTCATTACCTTCTATCCCAGCAGATGTGTCTTGCAACCAAAGGAACAGAAAGTTAATGCCAAAGGAGAGTGGAGTAAAGGTCGTCCTATAGCCCTCAAGCGTCTGAACAGTGGATTATCTGAGTTTGATTACATCACATCCCAAGATATGCGGGTATGTAGTTGTATTGAGGTATATAGTGAGGGCTATTACGGCAAAGTTGAGTATATGTTCAATGAAAAAGCCATCTCTGCCTTAATTGGACACCCGTTGGTTTTTTGGGAAGATACACCCAATATCCGTGTAGAAATTGTTAAAGGAGAACCGGAACTACTAGTCAAAAAAGAAAAACTTGGTCGTATCGCCTTGGAATTTTCTCCCAAGTTACCAGAATCACAGAACATTCTGAATATTAAAGAAACCCCAACCCGGATTAAAGTTATTGAAATCACTGCCGAACATCGACGTATTACAGAGATCCTTGGTAAAGATAATAAATTAAATGTGCCGGCGATCGCCGAGAAGCAAGTTTTGGCCGCCATTAATGCCGTCTCTGGCATCGTCACCGTGCATTCTGACATTGGTGGCGGCTCAGAAGGTGCAGAAGAAGTACCCGCCCAGACTCTCCCCCATATTCACCTCTTACCAGCCAATACTGGCTTGAAAGTCACCATTTTGTCCCGCCCCTTTGCCCAAGGTGGCCCCTACTACCGTCCTGGTGCTGGTGGTGAAACTGTCATTGCCGAGATTGACGGTAAGCGTCTGCAAACCAGACGCAATCTGCCCGAAGAGAAGCAACTGGCCAAAAACGCTGTAGCCGCCTGCCCTACCTTGACGCGAACTGAAGAACAAGATGGTGAATGGATTATAGTTGACCCAGAGGAATGTTTAGAACTGCTGCTAGAACTGCAAGCATTGGGAAACAGCGTAGTCATGGCATGGCCAGAAGGAGAAAAACTACGTGTTAGCCACCATGCAGACCTGAAGGACTTTAATTTATCAATTCAACGTCAACAAGACTGGTTTGCCGCCACTGGTGAGTTGAAATTGAATAGCGACCTAGTGCTGGATATGCAGCAGTTACTAGAACTATTGGAGAAAACCCCCAGTCGTTTTATCCCTCTTGGTGATGGTCAATTTCTGGCTTTAACCCAAGCTTTTCGCAAACGCCTGGACGAATTGCGGATGTTTTCGGAAAAACATAGTAAAGGTATCCGTTTTCACCCATTGGCAACATTAGGATTAGAGGATTTTGTCGATGAAGTAGGTAAGGTAAAGGCCGATAAACACTGGAAAACACATATCCAGCGTCTCCAGGAGGTGAAAAACCTCCAACCAGAACTCCCATCTACATTTCAGGCGGAACTACGTGACTATCAAATGGATGGATTCTGTTGGCTGGCGCGGCTGGCACATTGGGGTGTGGGTGCTTGTTTAGCAGATCAAATGGGACTGGGTAAGACCGTGCAGGCTTTGGCTGTCATCCTCAGAAACGCCCATGAGGGGCCAACCTTAATTATTGCCCCGACTTCCGTGTGCATGAACTGGGTGAGTGAAGCCCAGAAGTTTGCCCCAACCCTAAATATTATTCAATTTAGTGGTGCTAACCGCCAAAAATTACTGGATGGGTTACAACCGTTGGATATGTTGGTATGCAGTTACGGTTTATTGCAGCAGGAAGAAGTAGCGCAAATGCTCTCTGGGGTACAGTGGCAAACGATTGTTCTGGATGAAGCCCAGGCGATCAAAAATATGACCACTAAACGTTCCCAGGCAGCCATGAACCTGAAATCTAATTTTAAGTTGCTGACTACTGGGACTCCCATTGAAAACCACCTGGGCGAATTGTGGAATCTGTTCCGCTTTATTAATCCTGGATTATTGGGTTCTTTTGAAAGCTTCAATCAACGCTTTGCTATTCCCATTGAAAAATATCAGGATAAACTTGCACGTAATAAACTCAAAAAACTGATTCAACCATTTCTGTTGCGACGGACTAAAAATCAGGTGCTAGAAGAGCTACCTTCTCGTACCGAAATTCTACTTCATGTGGAGTTGAGTCAGGAGGAAAAGGCATTCTATGAAGCATTGCGCCGTCAGGCTATATCTAAACTCAGTGAAAGTGGTGCAGAAGCCGGAAATAAACATTTGCAAGTTTTAGCTGAGATTATGAAACTGCGTCGCGCTTGCTGTAATCCCAGCTTGGTGATGCCTGATACTGAATTATCTAGTTCCAAGTTGCAACTTTTTGGTGAGGTGTTAGGTGAACTTCTAGAAAATCGCCATAAGGCATTGGTGTTTAGTCAGTTTGTTGACCATTTACACATCATCCGAGATTACTTGGAGAAGCAAGGTATTCATTATCAATACTTAGATGGCAGCACTTCCGTAGCCGAGCGCAAAAAAAGGGTGGATGCGTTTCAAGCAGGGAACGGCGATGTCTTTCTCATTAGCCTCAAAGCGGGAGGTACAGGACTCAATTTAACTGCCGCCGATTATGTCATCCATACAGACCCCTGGTGGAATCCCGCCGTGGAAGACCAAGCCTCAGACCGCGCCCATCGCATTGGTCAACAACGCCCAGTGACAATTTATCGCTTAGTAGCAAAGGATACTATTGAAGAAAAAATTGTAGAATTGCATCACCACAAGCGAGACTTAGCAGATAGCCTATTGGAAGGTGCTGATATCAGTGGCAAGATATCAACGGAAGCTTTGTTACAGTTGATTAGTGAAGGTTGA
- a CDS encoding transposase gives MSNILNYIEENPKQTQRLIGLEYEQLQQLIINGERLYHEKKALLESKKVRIIAGGGGRKPKLSISEQIILTLVYLRHLTTFQLLGIQFEVSESTANDTFNYWLPNLRELLPSSLLEQVKKNASDYEVVKEMLTEYELIVDSYEQVRERPRDNDEQKKYFSGKKSNHTFKTQMIILPDASDIVDVVAGEPGPKSDITLFREYRSEFDAKQRFKGDKAYLGEDLITTPIKKPRNQELTTEQKEQNKIFSSKRIFVEHRIRSVKIFRVVQERFRLNTRKYKQVILTICGLVRLRIRGLILPLEISAISSG, from the coding sequence ATGAGCAATATACTGAATTACATTGAAGAGAATCCTAAACAAACCCAAAGGTTAATAGGTCTGGAATATGAACAGTTACAACAATTAATCATAAATGGGGAAAGATTATATCATGAAAAAAAAGCTTTACTGGAATCTAAGAAAGTGAGAATTATTGCTGGTGGAGGAGGTCGGAAACCAAAATTATCTATTTCTGAACAAATCATTTTAACTTTAGTGTATCTCCGACATCTGACAACCTTTCAACTTCTAGGTATTCAGTTTGAAGTAAGTGAGTCTACAGCCAACGATACGTTTAACTATTGGTTGCCTAACTTGCGAGAATTACTGCCATCAAGTTTGCTTGAACAAGTAAAAAAAAACGCTTCTGACTATGAAGTAGTAAAAGAAATGCTCACAGAATATGAATTAATAGTAGATAGCTATGAACAAGTCAGAGAAAGACCTAGAGACAATGATGAACAAAAGAAATATTTTTCAGGTAAGAAGAGTAATCATACATTTAAAACTCAAATGATTATTTTACCTGATGCTAGTGATATCGTTGATGTTGTGGCAGGTGAACCTGGTCCAAAAAGCGATATAACTTTGTTCCGAGAATATCGTTCAGAGTTTGATGCCAAACAAAGATTTAAAGGAGATAAGGCATATCTTGGAGAAGATTTAATTACAACTCCAATTAAGAAACCAAGAAATCAAGAACTAACAACTGAACAGAAAGAACAGAACAAAATATTTTCATCTAAACGAATCTTTGTTGAACATCGAATACGGTCAGTCAAAATCTTTCGAGTTGTCCAAGAGAGATTTAGGTTAAATACCCGCAAATATAAGCAAGTAATTTTGACGATTTGTGGGCTAGTAAGGTTACGGATTCGAGGGCTAATATTACCATTAGAAATATCAGCTATATCATCAGGTTAA
- a CDS encoding SWIM zinc finger family protein, with protein sequence MSIPAISEAIIRHNSNALSYSRGEEYYRKGAIADLKKRGNLIQAEVEGSEITPYQVSIRFDVGGITSVYCTCAYNYDGWCKHIVATLLTCSRQLEKIEERPTLEKLLNHLDLVQAQRLLQELVESRPELIDDIDEFVSLINLPKPIEKNPSSRQSKIDTSPFRSHVKRILRDGLKELEYGTEDDPFTDDLLAVIGKARELAENGDGKNAIAILETITATYAEEWDELLDYGGDSYSIAEPLDSAWTEAILCAEISKGEIVDLQVMLESWQDEISADFSMSLSALRQGWDYEPLQQMMQGDDTAELWENERPSFADDLAFIRLQILERQNRYTEYLNLALAEEMTLQYLTQLAALGRVEEAMSAAKILMERAEEGFALAKILREDGYLVEALEISQAGIHLSGNCLYEFATWTSDLAQGLEDNATALTASIIAFKIKPSFRDYRKVEDLAGETWLTVKQDFLQTLRSQPDWGIQEAKVDIFLHEGLIDDAITTVENDSYYASKLVHRVMDATVSHRPDWVIDNARRRAEPIMEQGKADRYDAAVNWLKKVKTAYFQLGQKAEWSAYRSKLEATHGRKRKLMELFKELNK encoded by the coding sequence ATGTCGATTCCAGCAATTTCTGAAGCAATAATACGCCACAACTCAAACGCTTTATCCTACAGTCGTGGTGAAGAATATTACCGCAAGGGAGCAATCGCTGATCTCAAAAAACGAGGCAATCTGATTCAGGCAGAGGTGGAGGGTAGCGAAATTACACCATACCAAGTCAGTATTCGTTTTGATGTAGGCGGAATTACCTCAGTTTATTGTACTTGTGCTTATAATTATGATGGTTGGTGTAAACATATAGTTGCCACCTTATTAACCTGTTCACGTCAATTAGAGAAAATTGAAGAACGTCCAACCCTGGAAAAATTATTAAATCACCTTGATCTTGTCCAAGCACAGCGATTACTGCAAGAACTGGTGGAAAGTAGACCAGAATTAATTGATGATATTGATGAGTTTGTAAGTTTAATAAATTTGCCGAAACCGATAGAAAAAAATCCTTCTAGCCGTCAAAGTAAAATTGATACATCACCTTTTCGCTCTCATGTCAAGCGGATTTTGCGGGATGGATTGAAGGAATTAGAGTATGGTACAGAAGATGACCCATTTACCGATGATTTACTGGCTGTAATTGGGAAAGCACGAGAGTTGGCGGAAAATGGAGATGGTAAGAATGCGATCGCTATTCTCGAAACTATCACCGCCACTTATGCCGAAGAATGGGACGAGTTACTAGATTACGGCGGAGATAGTTATTCCATTGCAGAACCTCTTGACAGCGCGTGGACAGAAGCAATTTTGTGTGCAGAGATATCTAAAGGAGAAATAGTAGATTTGCAGGTGATGTTGGAATCATGGCAAGACGAAATCAGTGCTGACTTTAGTATGAGTTTGTCAGCATTGCGTCAAGGTTGGGATTACGAACCACTGCAACAGATGATGCAGGGAGATGACACCGCAGAACTTTGGGAAAATGAAAGACCAAGCTTTGCTGATGATTTAGCATTTATTCGCTTGCAAATTCTGGAACGCCAAAATCGTTACACAGAGTATTTAAATCTAGCTTTAGCAGAAGAAATGACTCTGCAATATCTGACGCAATTAGCAGCTTTGGGAAGAGTAGAGGAGGCTATGTCTGCGGCTAAAATCCTGATGGAAAGAGCAGAAGAGGGTTTTGCGCTAGCAAAAATATTGCGAGAAGATGGGTATTTAGTTGAAGCATTGGAAATATCTCAAGCAGGTATACATTTATCCGGTAACTGTTTATATGAATTTGCTACTTGGACAAGTGATTTAGCCCAAGGATTAGAGGATAATGCCACTGCGTTAACTGCCAGCATCATTGCCTTCAAAATTAAACCATCATTTCGAGACTATAGAAAAGTGGAAGACTTGGCAGGAGAAACTTGGTTGACAGTCAAACAAGATTTCCTACAAACACTCCGAAGTCAACCAGATTGGGGAATACAAGAAGCAAAGGTTGATATTTTCCTGCATGAAGGATTAATTGATGATGCAATTACAACAGTAGAAAATGATAGTTACTATGCTTCAAAATTGGTTCATCGAGTCATGGATGCAACAGTTTCTCATCGTCCTGATTGGGTAATTGATAACGCTCGCAGACGGGCAGAACCAATTATGGAACAAGGGAAAGCTGACCGTTATGATGCGGCAGTTAATTGGCTGAAAAAAGTAAAAACTGCTTATTTTCAACTTGGACAAAAAGCTGAGTGGTCTGCTTATCGCTCAAAACTAGAAGCCACTCATGGACGTAAACGTAAATTAATGGAATTATTTAAAGAACTGAATAAATAG
- a CDS encoding type I restriction endonuclease subunit R — MVQTIQARDISLYELEENFGLELVTDINFFPEWIENLPLLTDIEKSSLERVKSNYLNLTKRRPMSEEVVKMVVLSPLLDLAGFYQPNFEIETETSTEISAVDESVVVKGSIDVLVVNRRLWILVIESKSTKFDVISALPQALAYILDTPNAERPTFGLLVNGREFVFIKLVQAQKPKYARSDALSIEKPNEIQQVLSVLKRLSELILL; from the coding sequence ATGGTACAAACAATCCAAGCGCGGGATATCAGTCTTTACGAACTGGAGGAAAACTTTGGATTAGAGTTAGTTACCGATATTAATTTTTTCCCAGAATGGATAGAAAATTTACCGTTACTAACGGATATCGAGAAATCATCTTTAGAACGAGTAAAAAGCAATTATTTAAATTTAACTAAACGCCGCCCCATGTCTGAAGAAGTAGTGAAGATGGTTGTGTTGTCTCCACTACTTGATTTAGCTGGTTTTTATCAACCAAATTTCGAGATTGAAACAGAAACTTCCACTGAAATTTCTGCTGTAGATGAAAGCGTCGTTGTTAAAGGGAGTATTGATGTTTTAGTCGTAAATAGAAGACTTTGGATACTTGTTATTGAATCTAAAAGCACTAAATTTGATGTGATATCTGCACTACCTCAAGCACTTGCTTACATACTCGACACTCCCAATGCTGAACGACCAACTTTTGGTTTGCTTGTCAATGGTAGAGAGTTTGTTTTTATCAAGCTAGTTCAGGCACAAAAGCCAAAATATGCCCGTTCCGATGCTTTATCAATAGAAAAACCAAATGAAATTCAGCAAGTTTTAAGTGTACTAAAAAGATTGAGTGAATTAATTCTTTTGTAG
- a CDS encoding pyridoxamine 5'-phosphate oxidase family protein, translating to MTTSSSINRDQEIQNLRELIADIDSGMLTTVDEDGTLHSCPMSTNGNIDADGVLWFFIYSSSHKATEIKHHQYVNVSFVSPDRQRYISISGTGQLLQDRNKIEEKWKPQLQMWFPKGLDEPDLTLLKVNVNKADYWQSTSSFKPKTIIF from the coding sequence ATGACAACTTCTTCTTCCATAAACCGCGATCAAGAAATTCAGAACCTACGTGAACTGATAGCAGACATTGACAGTGGGATGTTGACTACGGTTGATGAAGATGGAACTTTGCATAGTTGCCCTATGTCAACTAATGGCAATATCGACGCTGATGGTGTGCTGTGGTTTTTTATTTACAGCAGTTCTCATAAGGCAACAGAAATTAAACACCATCAGTATGTCAATGTCAGTTTTGTTTCACCTGATCGACAACGATATATTTCTATATCAGGTACAGGACAACTGCTGCAAGACCGTAACAAGATAGAAGAAAAATGGAAGCCGCAACTGCAAATGTGGTTTCCTAAAGGTCTGGATGAACCGGATCTGACTTTACTCAAGGTTAATGTTAACAAGGCTGATTACTGGCAAAGTACATCAAGCTTTAAGCCAAAAACAATTATTTTTTGA